One Microbacterium marinum genomic window carries:
- a CDS encoding 3-hydroxyacyl-CoA dehydrogenase family protein, whose translation MSAAGTPEVVGVIGGGRMGAGIAHAFVLAGSRIVVLERDRDAADAAGARIERSLGASVDRGATAVPLRDLRASVSTASDSASLADADLVIEAVPEDRALKIDALRRAASVIGSGATLATNTSSISIDDLAESLDRPEDFLGLHFFNPVPASSLVEVVIGTRTAPSLREAAASWVRALGKTPVLVRDSPGFASSRLGVALALEAIRMVEEGVADAAAIDAAMELGYRHPTGPLRTTDIVGLDVRLGIAEELAAALGPRFDPPPLLRQMVAEGRLGRKSGSGFYEWSDS comes from the coding sequence ATGAGCGCCGCGGGCACGCCCGAGGTCGTCGGCGTCATCGGCGGCGGACGCATGGGGGCCGGCATCGCCCACGCGTTCGTCCTCGCGGGATCCCGCATCGTCGTCCTCGAGCGGGACCGCGACGCAGCGGACGCCGCGGGCGCCCGCATCGAGCGGAGCCTCGGTGCATCCGTCGACCGCGGCGCCACCGCAGTGCCGTTGCGCGACCTGCGCGCGTCCGTCTCCACGGCCTCCGACTCAGCCTCGCTGGCGGACGCCGACCTGGTGATCGAGGCGGTCCCCGAAGACCGCGCGCTCAAGATCGACGCGCTCCGCCGCGCGGCATCCGTCATCGGATCCGGCGCGACGCTCGCCACGAACACGTCATCGATCTCGATCGATGACCTCGCCGAGTCGCTCGACCGGCCTGAGGACTTCCTCGGCCTCCACTTCTTCAATCCCGTGCCCGCGTCGAGCCTGGTCGAGGTGGTGATCGGCACGCGCACCGCGCCGTCGCTGCGGGAGGCCGCTGCCAGCTGGGTCCGCGCGCTCGGCAAGACTCCTGTACTCGTCCGCGACTCGCCGGGGTTCGCGTCGAGCCGCCTGGGTGTCGCGCTCGCTCTGGAGGCGATCCGCATGGTCGAGGAGGGGGTGGCGGATGCCGCGGCGATCGATGCGGCGATGGAGCTCGGGTACCGGCATCCGACCGGCCCGCTGCGGACGACGGACATCGTCGGGCTCGACGTCCGCCTCGGGATCGCGGAGGAGCTCGCGGCGGCGCTGGGCCCCCGTTTCGACCCGCCCCCGTTGCTGCGGCAGATGGTCGCGGAGGGCCGACTGGGCCGCAAGAGCGGTTCCGGATTCTACGAATGGAGTGACTCGTGA
- a CDS encoding thiolase family protein, which produces MSEAYLVGGARTPVGRYGGTLADVRPDDLAALVVREAVTRSGLPDEAFDEVYLGAANQAGEDNRNVARMAVLLAGLPDAVPGLTVNRLCASGMSAIALASQAIRAGDADAIVAGGVESMTRAPWVQAKSARAWAKPGESFDTSIGWRFTNPRLWEREKATFSMPETAEEVAQVDGISREDADEFALRSHRQAIAAIDAGRFAAEIVAVPTGRGVVEVDEGPRRDTSADLLAGLRPVVPGGTVVTAGNSSSLNDGASAVVVASTAALERHGLRARARIVASASAALAPEIMGLGPVPATEKALAKAGLTVRDLDAVEVNEAFASQSLACIRRLGLDPEIVNADGGAIALGHPLGSSGSRLLVTLLGRLERTGGRYGLATMCVGVGQGTAMIVERLDG; this is translated from the coding sequence ATGTCCGAGGCATACCTGGTGGGAGGCGCCCGCACCCCGGTGGGACGCTACGGCGGCACCCTCGCCGACGTGCGTCCCGACGACCTCGCCGCGCTCGTCGTCCGAGAAGCGGTGACCCGTTCGGGCCTCCCCGACGAAGCGTTCGACGAGGTCTACCTCGGCGCGGCGAACCAGGCGGGGGAGGACAACCGCAACGTCGCCCGGATGGCCGTGCTCCTGGCGGGGCTTCCCGATGCGGTGCCCGGCCTCACCGTCAACCGACTCTGCGCGTCGGGGATGTCCGCGATCGCGCTCGCCTCCCAGGCGATCCGTGCGGGCGATGCCGATGCGATCGTCGCCGGCGGTGTCGAGTCGATGACGCGGGCGCCGTGGGTGCAGGCGAAATCCGCACGGGCCTGGGCGAAGCCGGGGGAATCGTTCGACACCTCCATCGGGTGGCGATTCACGAATCCACGGCTGTGGGAGCGCGAGAAGGCGACGTTCTCGATGCCGGAGACGGCGGAGGAGGTCGCGCAGGTCGACGGGATCTCGCGCGAGGACGCCGACGAGTTCGCCCTCCGCAGTCATCGGCAGGCGATCGCGGCGATCGACGCGGGCCGCTTCGCAGCGGAGATCGTCGCCGTTCCGACCGGCCGAGGCGTCGTCGAGGTCGACGAGGGACCGCGCCGTGACACGTCGGCTGACCTGCTCGCCGGTCTGCGCCCGGTCGTCCCGGGCGGCACCGTCGTGACGGCGGGGAACTCCAGCTCCCTCAACGACGGCGCGTCCGCGGTGGTCGTCGCGAGCACCGCAGCGCTCGAGCGGCACGGACTGCGCGCCCGCGCGCGGATCGTCGCGTCGGCCAGTGCCGCCCTCGCGCCGGAGATCATGGGGCTCGGACCCGTGCCGGCGACGGAGAAGGCACTCGCCAAGGCGGGGCTCACCGTCCGCGACCTCGACGCCGTCGAAGTCAACGAAGCGTTCGCCTCGCAGTCCTTGGCGTGCATCCGACGGCTGGGGCTGGACCCCGAGATCGTGAACGCCGACGGCGGCGCGATCGCGCTCGGGCACCCGCTCGGCTCGAGCGGGTCTCGTCTCCTCGTCACCCTGCTCGGACGCCTCGAACGCACCGGCGGTCGCTACGGCCTCGCAACGATGTGCGTCGGCGTGGGACAGGGGACAGCCATGATCGTGGAGCGGCTCGATGGCTGA
- a CDS encoding SGNH/GDSL hydrolase family protein → MVQVRYVAIGDSFTEGVGDEVEGVPRGWADLVAQGWADSRGEQVAYANLAIRGKLVQPIVVEQLERALALGPTHLSFNGGGNDMLRPRTPISRIADAFSHVRRRCQEEGVTLILLSGANPSAQLPLPALIQRRGDALSAAVEERIAGDDDIVTAFNWPDTELSDPSYWSADRLHMNTRGHHRVAARVLDALAEDVPEDWWSLSEPDRTVRLDRSRYFREHLGPWLKRRLTGTSSGDGREPKYAEWLPVDPR, encoded by the coding sequence ATGGTGCAGGTGCGGTACGTCGCGATCGGCGATTCGTTCACCGAAGGGGTCGGCGACGAGGTCGAGGGAGTCCCGCGCGGCTGGGCGGATCTCGTCGCGCAGGGCTGGGCGGACTCCCGCGGTGAGCAGGTGGCCTACGCGAACCTGGCGATCCGTGGCAAGCTCGTGCAGCCGATCGTCGTTGAGCAGCTCGAACGCGCCCTCGCCCTCGGACCCACGCACCTCTCGTTCAACGGCGGTGGGAACGACATGCTGCGTCCGCGAACTCCGATCTCCCGAATCGCCGATGCCTTCTCGCACGTTCGGCGCCGGTGCCAGGAGGAAGGGGTGACGTTGATCCTCCTCTCCGGAGCGAACCCGTCGGCGCAGCTCCCGCTGCCCGCCCTGATCCAGCGCCGCGGCGACGCCCTCTCCGCTGCCGTGGAGGAGCGGATCGCCGGCGATGACGACATCGTCACGGCATTCAATTGGCCTGACACGGAGCTCTCCGACCCATCGTATTGGTCCGCCGACCGCCTGCACATGAACACCCGAGGTCATCACCGCGTGGCCGCCCGTGTGCTCGACGCCCTCGCTGAGGACGTCCCCGAGGACTGGTGGTCGCTGAGCGAGCCCGACCGTACGGTGCGGCTGGACCGATCGCGGTACTTCCGTGAACACCTGGGACCCTGGCTCAAGCGCCGCTTGACCGGCACCTCCTCGGGGGATGGACGCGAGCCGAAGTACGCCGAGTGGCTCCCCGTCGATCCCCGCTGA
- a CDS encoding PaaI family thioesterase translates to MTDDVWTISPGALDDKLRIEVLAQSADEVVTRMPVAGNTQSLGRLHGGATAALAEATGSWAAMIHASTMGRVCVGVDLNITHHRGPRGETVTATATPLHRGRRTATYEVRIQDAEGHLVATARITNLIVDA, encoded by the coding sequence ATGACCGATGACGTGTGGACCATCTCCCCCGGTGCCCTCGACGACAAGCTCCGCATCGAGGTGCTCGCGCAATCGGCGGACGAGGTCGTGACACGGATGCCGGTGGCCGGCAACACGCAATCGCTCGGGCGACTGCACGGCGGTGCCACCGCGGCGCTCGCCGAGGCCACGGGGTCATGGGCCGCGATGATCCACGCGAGCACAATGGGCAGGGTCTGCGTCGGCGTGGATCTCAACATCACCCACCACCGCGGCCCGCGGGGTGAGACCGTGACCGCGACGGCCACCCCGCTGCACCGAGGTCGGCGCACTGCGACCTACGAAGTGCGCATCCAGGACGCGGAGGGGCACCTCGTCGCGACGGCCCGCATCACGAACCTGATCGTCGATGCGTGA
- a CDS encoding DUF6458 family protein — protein sequence MSIGTGIVLFVIGAILAFAINVDVDFVNLDLIGYILMGAGVVVFLIGIVLLMKRRSTESTVRTVDPVAGERVTRSETRSSGDGTI from the coding sequence ATGAGCATCGGAACCGGAATCGTCCTCTTCGTGATCGGCGCCATCCTCGCCTTCGCGATCAATGTGGACGTCGACTTCGTGAATCTCGACCTGATCGGCTACATCCTGATGGGGGCCGGTGTCGTCGTGTTCCTCATCGGCATCGTGCTCCTGATGAAGCGCCGCTCCACCGAATCGACCGTCCGCACGGTCGACCCGGTCGCCGGCGAGCGCGTCACCCGTTCGGAGACCCGCTCCTCGGGCGACGGCACGATCTGA
- a CDS encoding MFS transporter, whose protein sequence is MSRVRAAAHTGGPGIRAWIVWSTGVAAYILAITNRTSLSAVGVDAAERFQADAATLSLFAVVQLAVYGGMQIPVGVLLDRYGSRPIITIGMILMAVGQLTMALSPSVGIAIVARMLLGAGDAAVFPAVLRLVATWFPAQRAPVMVQLTGILGQAGQLVAVIPIAAVLHATSWSVTFGAIAGLGVLFAVLVFAVIRNHPPEVDRDISVDTDTGAIRIVTSSVDTGVGIRAAWAHPGTRLAFWSHFATPFAGTAFMLLWGVPFLTAGEGRTLGEATGLLTIFVFAGMAFGPVLGELSRRIPHRRSRALVLPAVAVQLGAWLTVILWPGPAPLWLLTVLVVALSLGGPASMIAFDHARTHNPSHRLSTATGLTNAGGFLAALIAIFVIGVALDLQGAGTPDTYRLDAFRVAFLAQIPLWLLGAIFISVERRRTRVHLGMDEPRRPPR, encoded by the coding sequence GTGAGTCGGGTTCGCGCCGCGGCGCACACCGGCGGCCCGGGGATCCGCGCATGGATCGTCTGGTCGACCGGCGTCGCCGCATACATCCTCGCCATCACCAACCGGACGTCGCTCTCTGCGGTCGGCGTGGATGCCGCGGAGCGATTCCAGGCGGATGCCGCGACCCTTTCCCTCTTCGCCGTCGTCCAGCTGGCGGTGTACGGCGGTATGCAGATCCCGGTCGGCGTCCTGCTCGACCGGTACGGCTCGCGCCCGATCATCACGATCGGCATGATCCTGATGGCCGTCGGTCAGCTGACGATGGCCCTCTCGCCGAGCGTCGGGATCGCGATCGTCGCGCGCATGCTCCTCGGTGCCGGCGATGCGGCCGTCTTCCCCGCAGTCCTGCGCCTCGTCGCGACGTGGTTCCCGGCCCAACGCGCACCGGTGATGGTGCAACTCACCGGCATCCTGGGTCAGGCAGGCCAGCTCGTCGCCGTCATCCCGATCGCCGCCGTGCTCCACGCGACCAGCTGGTCGGTGACCTTCGGCGCGATCGCGGGACTCGGCGTGCTCTTCGCCGTCCTCGTGTTCGCGGTGATCCGCAACCACCCGCCGGAGGTCGACCGCGACATCAGCGTCGACACCGACACCGGCGCGATCCGCATCGTCACCTCGAGCGTCGACACGGGCGTCGGCATCCGCGCCGCGTGGGCTCACCCCGGCACCCGACTGGCCTTCTGGTCGCACTTCGCGACGCCGTTCGCGGGGACGGCGTTCATGCTCCTGTGGGGCGTCCCCTTCCTCACCGCCGGAGAGGGTCGCACGCTCGGCGAGGCGACGGGCCTGCTGACCATCTTCGTGTTCGCCGGCATGGCGTTCGGCCCCGTGCTGGGGGAACTGTCGCGCCGCATCCCCCACCGTCGCTCCCGCGCACTCGTCCTTCCGGCCGTCGCCGTGCAACTCGGCGCGTGGCTGACGGTGATCCTCTGGCCGGGGCCCGCTCCGCTCTGGCTGCTCACCGTGCTCGTGGTCGCGCTGTCACTGGGCGGTCCGGCCTCGATGATCGCCTTCGACCACGCCCGGACCCACAATCCCTCTCACCGCCTCAGTACGGCAACCGGTCTGACGAACGCCGGCGGATTCCTCGCCGCCCTGATCGCCATCTTCGTGATCGGCGTCGCCCTCGATCTCCAAGGGGCGGGGACGCCCGACACCTACCGCCTCGACGCCTTCCGCGTGGCCTTCCTCGCACAGATCCCGCTGTGGCTGCTCGGCGCGATCTTCATCTCGGTCGAGCGTCGACGCACGCGTGTCCACCTCGGGATGGACGAGCCGCGCCGCCCGCCCCGGTGA
- a CDS encoding enoyl-CoA hydratase/isomerase family protein yields the protein MADALRVESADDRMIVTLTRPEKKNAIDQRMIDDLHAVCDDLEATPRTLIISGSGGVFAAGADIAQLRARRADDARRGINTQAFRRVRALPMPVIAAIDGWALGGGAELAYAADIRIGTPSLRIGNPETGLGIIAAAGATWRLPEIVGHARATEMLLTGRILEAEEALAWGLVASLHEPEDLLAAAHAIADRIAANDALATRHTKTALRASADEHPHVELELQAELFESPEKERRMTAFLARKSTR from the coding sequence ATGGCTGACGCGCTGAGGGTCGAATCCGCGGACGATCGGATGATCGTGACGCTCACCCGCCCGGAGAAGAAGAACGCCATCGACCAGCGGATGATCGATGACCTGCACGCGGTCTGCGACGACCTCGAGGCGACCCCCCGGACACTGATCATCAGCGGCTCGGGTGGTGTGTTCGCCGCCGGTGCCGACATCGCCCAGCTGCGGGCGCGGCGGGCGGATGATGCGCGGCGCGGCATCAACACGCAGGCCTTCCGGCGTGTGCGTGCCTTGCCGATGCCGGTCATCGCGGCCATCGACGGCTGGGCTCTCGGCGGCGGAGCGGAGCTCGCCTACGCAGCCGACATCCGCATCGGCACGCCGTCCCTGCGCATCGGGAACCCGGAGACGGGGCTCGGGATCATCGCGGCTGCCGGTGCCACCTGGCGGCTGCCCGAGATCGTCGGCCACGCCCGAGCCACCGAGATGCTCCTCACCGGGCGGATCTTGGAAGCGGAGGAGGCGCTGGCCTGGGGCCTCGTGGCGTCGCTGCACGAACCGGAGGATCTCCTCGCCGCAGCGCACGCGATCGCGGACCGGATCGCCGCGAACGACGCGCTCGCGACGCGGCACACCAAGACCGCGTTGCGCGCGAGCGCCGACGAACACCCCCACGTCGAGCTCGAGCTGCAGGCCGAGCTCTTCGAAAGCCCCGAGAAGGAGCGACGGATGACCGCATTCCTCGCACGGAAGTCGACCCGATGA
- a CDS encoding TetR/AcrR family transcriptional regulator: MDTAHADTPTRRGRPGHDREAVLDAAVALFNERGYDATSVADVAGRLGVTKSALYHHFSSKEAVLELALGRALDSLEAALDQPRDGRSASAALRDVFRGATDALVTNLPYVTLLLRVRGNGPAEQAALARRRTFDQRVTALVAQAQGDGDIRDDVDASVVARLIFGMINSLVEWYRPGGAIDGSRLGHDVVTLALDGLRPAGAPRTQE, encoded by the coding sequence ATGGACACAGCGCACGCCGACACCCCGACGCGTCGAGGCCGCCCCGGTCATGACCGCGAGGCCGTCCTCGACGCCGCCGTCGCGCTCTTCAACGAGCGCGGGTACGACGCGACATCGGTCGCCGACGTCGCGGGCCGACTCGGTGTCACCAAGTCCGCGCTTTACCACCACTTCTCCTCCAAGGAAGCCGTCCTCGAACTCGCCCTCGGACGAGCCCTCGACAGCCTCGAAGCCGCGCTCGACCAGCCCCGTGACGGCCGCAGCGCGTCGGCCGCACTGCGTGACGTCTTCCGCGGTGCCACCGACGCACTCGTGACCAACCTGCCCTACGTCACCCTGCTTCTGCGGGTGCGCGGCAACGGACCGGCCGAGCAGGCAGCCCTCGCCCGCCGACGGACCTTCGACCAGCGCGTCACCGCGCTCGTCGCCCAGGCGCAGGGCGACGGCGACATCCGCGACGACGTCGACGCGTCGGTCGTCGCCCGACTCATCTTCGGCATGATCAACTCGCTCGTCGAGTGGTACAGGCCGGGTGGCGCCATCGACGGCTCCCGGCTCGGACACGACGTCGTCACCCTGGCCCTCGACGGCCTCCGTCCGGCCGGAGCCCCGCGCACGCAGGAGTAG